One genomic window of Candidatus Binatia bacterium includes the following:
- the rpoC gene encoding DNA-directed RNA polymerase subunit beta' — protein MEDLFSLFEKPKNPVAFGSLRISIAEPDTIRSWSHGEVKKPETINYRTFKPERDGLFCAKIFGPTKDYECNCGKYKRMRHRGVVCEKCGVEVIQSKVRRERMGHIELATPVAHIWFLKSLPSRIATALDLTLKEVEKILYFESYVVIDAKDSELEECQLLTETEHRQAVEEYGPGSFRAGMGAESIRELLEGLDVEADALALRQDLKDATSEAKRKKLAKRLKVISALRRSGNRPEWMILEVIPVIPPDLRPLVPLDGGRFATSDLNDLYRRVINRNNRLKRLMELQAPDIIIRNEKRMLQEAVDALFDNGRRGRAITGPNKRPLKSLSDMLKGKTGRFRQNLLGKRVDYSGRSVIVVGPELRLHQCGLPKKMALELFKPFIYNKLEERGFVTTIKSAKKMVDQARPEVWDILDEVIREHPVLLNRAPTLHRLGIQAFEPVLIEGKAIQLHPLVCSAYNADFDGDQMAVHVPLSVEAQVEARTLMMSTNNILSPANGKPIIVPSQDMVLGLYWMSRRRPFAKGTQLPLEEQADQVEKDCFFGPDQVRVAFDQGEVDLQAAINCRIAGEIYRTTVGRVLLYEVCPPELPFAEINKTLKKKELANIIDIAYRRAQNKAAVIFADKLKDTGYKYATMAGVSIGIKDMRIPATKDALIEEAAKDVAEIADQYAKGLITDGERYNKVVDVWAQKTDDVAEVMAAELRVETFSDGSKQEETDSFNPVFMMADSGARGSQQQMRQLAGMRGLMAKPSGEIIETPITANFREGLTVLQYFISTHGARKGLADTALKTANSGYLTRRLVDVAQDATITEEDCQTLDGIELHSLMEGGEVIESLGERVLGRVALEDILDPFDQKLLVPANTEIDEEKVRIIEDANVDSVKIRSVLTCDTRRGVCAKCYGRDLARGNIANLGEAVGVIAAQSIGEPGTQLTMRTFHIGGTASRAAENTDLKAKYDGVVRLHDVDPVGRKDGGLVAMSRHGELSVVEQSGNRERERERHKIVAGAHLQVKDGDSVEAGALLAEWDPYTTPMLTELSGVAHFQDLIEGVTMREELDERTGMSTTVVIDYSASQAQTIEAPKAKKKKTAAKKTGAKKKKTAAKKAEEDVAQPSPSIVVRDASGKILLLPNGSEARYQLPVGIHLNVAEGDEIAAGDVLAKMPRETTKTKDITGGLPRVAELFEARKPKEAATVSEIDGVVSYGKDTKGKRKIEVTPEVGEKREYLIPKGKHLRVHPGDHVRAGDQLMDGQTNPHDVLAVKGRQELAKFLVDEVQEVYRLQGVKINDKHIEVIVRQMLRRVKITWVGDSDFLLGDPVEAWRLSEVNERLEAEGAEPARAEPLLLGITKASLSTESFISAASFQETTKVLTEAAINGKVDDLSGLKENVIMGRLVPAGSGLVQHQEVEVEVHEPEQELLPDEEEGLVGDSSIGVA, from the coding sequence ATGGAAGATCTTTTCAGTCTATTTGAGAAGCCAAAGAATCCGGTCGCCTTCGGGTCTCTCCGCATTTCGATTGCGGAGCCGGATACGATCCGCTCCTGGTCTCATGGCGAGGTCAAGAAGCCGGAGACGATTAATTACCGAACCTTCAAGCCGGAGCGGGATGGCTTGTTCTGCGCCAAGATCTTCGGACCGACCAAGGACTACGAGTGCAACTGCGGCAAGTACAAACGCATGCGGCATCGTGGTGTCGTCTGCGAGAAATGCGGTGTTGAAGTCATTCAGAGCAAAGTGCGCCGCGAGCGCATGGGCCATATCGAACTGGCCACGCCGGTCGCACATATCTGGTTTCTGAAAAGCTTGCCGTCTCGTATCGCAACGGCTCTCGACCTGACGCTCAAGGAAGTCGAGAAGATCCTTTATTTCGAATCCTACGTCGTGATCGATGCCAAGGACTCCGAGCTGGAAGAATGCCAGTTGCTGACCGAGACAGAGCATCGTCAGGCAGTCGAGGAATACGGTCCGGGCAGTTTCCGGGCCGGGATGGGTGCCGAGTCGATCCGCGAGTTGCTGGAGGGACTCGATGTCGAGGCCGATGCACTGGCTCTTCGTCAGGACCTGAAGGACGCCACGAGTGAGGCCAAGCGCAAGAAGTTGGCCAAGCGTCTGAAGGTGATCAGTGCCTTGCGCCGCTCGGGGAACCGACCCGAGTGGATGATCCTCGAGGTCATCCCGGTCATTCCGCCTGACCTGCGCCCTCTGGTGCCTCTGGACGGTGGTCGTTTCGCGACCTCCGATCTGAATGATCTCTACCGTCGCGTCATTAACCGGAACAATCGCCTCAAGCGTCTGATGGAGCTTCAAGCTCCGGATATCATCATTCGCAACGAGAAGCGGATGCTTCAGGAAGCTGTCGACGCCCTTTTCGATAATGGACGTCGTGGTCGAGCGATCACGGGCCCGAACAAGCGCCCTCTGAAATCCTTGTCGGATATGCTCAAGGGCAAGACGGGCCGATTCCGTCAGAACCTGCTCGGCAAGCGCGTCGACTATTCGGGTCGCTCCGTGATTGTTGTCGGCCCCGAGTTGCGACTGCACCAATGCGGTCTCCCCAAGAAGATGGCCCTCGAGCTGTTCAAGCCGTTTATCTATAATAAGCTCGAGGAGCGTGGTTTCGTTACCACGATCAAGAGCGCCAAGAAGATGGTGGATCAGGCGCGCCCTGAAGTCTGGGATATTCTCGACGAAGTCATTCGGGAACACCCGGTGCTTCTCAACCGTGCACCGACCCTTCACCGTCTGGGCATTCAGGCGTTTGAGCCGGTCTTGATCGAGGGGAAGGCGATCCAGCTCCACCCGTTGGTTTGCTCGGCCTATAATGCCGACTTTGACGGCGACCAGATGGCGGTTCACGTTCCGCTTTCGGTGGAAGCCCAGGTCGAGGCGCGAACCCTCATGATGTCGACCAACAACATCCTCTCACCAGCGAACGGGAAGCCGATTATCGTCCCCTCGCAGGATATGGTGTTGGGGTTGTACTGGATGTCCCGGCGCAGGCCGTTTGCGAAGGGCACACAGTTGCCTCTCGAAGAGCAGGCGGATCAGGTCGAGAAAGACTGTTTCTTTGGTCCCGACCAGGTTCGCGTGGCTTTTGATCAGGGGGAAGTCGACCTTCAGGCCGCTATCAACTGCCGCATCGCTGGCGAGATCTATCGCACGACCGTCGGCCGGGTGCTCCTCTATGAGGTTTGCCCGCCGGAACTTCCTTTTGCAGAGATCAACAAGACTCTGAAGAAGAAGGAACTCGCCAATATTATCGATATTGCCTACCGCCGCGCACAGAATAAGGCGGCCGTGATCTTTGCCGACAAGCTCAAGGATACTGGCTACAAATACGCGACCATGGCGGGCGTCTCGATCGGGATCAAGGATATGCGTATCCCGGCCACCAAGGATGCCTTGATTGAGGAAGCGGCCAAGGACGTCGCCGAGATTGCCGATCAATACGCAAAGGGTTTGATCACCGACGGCGAGCGCTACAACAAGGTCGTCGATGTTTGGGCTCAGAAGACCGATGACGTGGCCGAGGTCATGGCTGCCGAGTTGCGTGTCGAGACCTTCAGCGATGGCTCGAAACAGGAAGAGACGGACAGCTTCAATCCGGTCTTCATGATGGCCGACTCCGGTGCTCGTGGCTCCCAGCAGCAGATGCGTCAGCTTGCAGGGATGCGCGGATTGATGGCGAAACCGTCCGGAGAAATTATCGAAACTCCGATTACGGCCAACTTCCGCGAGGGATTGACCGTTCTCCAATATTTCATCTCGACCCACGGCGCCCGAAAAGGACTGGCCGATACAGCGCTCAAGACTGCCAACTCGGGCTATCTGACACGACGCCTCGTGGACGTGGCGCAAGACGCCACCATTACGGAAGAAGACTGTCAGACTCTCGACGGGATCGAGCTGCACTCCTTGATGGAGGGCGGCGAAGTGATCGAGTCGTTGGGCGAACGAGTTCTGGGCCGTGTGGCTCTGGAGGATATCCTCGATCCGTTTGATCAGAAGCTTCTGGTCCCGGCCAATACCGAGATCGACGAAGAGAAAGTTCGGATTATCGAGGACGCGAATGTGGACTCGGTCAAGATCCGGTCGGTTCTGACCTGCGATACGAGACGGGGCGTCTGCGCCAAATGTTACGGTCGTGATCTGGCTCGCGGGAACATCGCGAACCTGGGCGAAGCGGTGGGTGTGATTGCCGCACAATCGATTGGTGAGCCAGGCACGCAGTTGACCATGCGCACTTTCCATATCGGTGGCACCGCGAGTCGCGCTGCTGAAAACACCGATTTGAAAGCCAAATATGACGGCGTTGTTCGTCTTCATGATGTGGATCCGGTGGGCCGCAAAGACGGCGGACTGGTGGCCATGTCACGCCATGGCGAGCTCTCGGTTGTGGAGCAGAGCGGGAATCGCGAGCGCGAGCGCGAACGTCATAAAATCGTTGCCGGCGCCCATTTGCAGGTGAAAGACGGTGATTCGGTTGAAGCTGGAGCCCTTTTGGCCGAGTGGGACCCCTATACAACGCCGATGCTCACCGAACTCTCGGGTGTGGCCCATTTCCAGGACCTCATCGAAGGCGTGACGATGCGTGAAGAGTTGGATGAGCGGACCGGAATGTCGACCACTGTGGTGATCGATTATAGCGCGTCACAGGCGCAGACGATCGAGGCGCCCAAAGCCAAAAAGAAAAAGACGGCGGCCAAGAAGACCGGCGCCAAAAAGAAAAAGACGGCAGCCAAAAAAGCCGAAGAGGATGTGGCACAGCCGTCGCCGAGCATCGTCGTTCGCGATGCGAGTGGCAAGATATTATTGCTCCCCAACGGGAGTGAGGCGCGCTATCAGTTGCCTGTCGGGATTCACCTCAACGTTGCCGAAGGCGATGAGATTGCGGCCGGCGACGTTTTGGCCAAGATGCCTCGAGAGACCACCAAGACGAAGGATATTACCGGTGGTCTGCCTCGTGTCGCCGAGCTTTTCGAGGCTCGCAAGCCGAAGGAGGCTGCTACCGTCAGCGAGATCGATGGTGTGGTTTCCTATGGCAAGGACACCAAGGGCAAACGCAAGATCGAAGTGACCCCGGAAGTGGGCGAGAAGCGCGAATATCTGATCCCCAAGGGCAAGCATCTGCGTGTGCATCCAGGCGACCATGTGCGGGCCGGCGATCAGTTGATGGATGGCCAAACCAACCCTCATGACGTTCTTGCCGTGAAGGGACGCCAGGAGCTCGCCAAGTTCCTCGTGGATGAGGTTCAGGAGGTCTATCGACTCCAGGGCGTGAAGATCAACGATAAGCATATCGAGGTAATCGTTCGCCAAATGCTGCGTCGCGTCAAGATCACCTGGGTCGGTGATTCGGACTTCCTGCTGGGGGATCCGGTCGAAGCCTGGCGCCTCAGCGAAGTGAATGAGCGCCTGGAAGCTGAAGGCGCCGAGCCGGCTCGTGCGGAACCGCTGCTTTTGGGGATCACCAAGGCCAGTTTGTCCACGGAAAGCTTCATCTCGGCGGCATCCTTCCAGGAAACCACCAAGGTGCTCACGGAAGCGGCGATCAACGGAAAGGTCGACGACCTCAGCGGCCTGAAAGAAAACGTGATTATGGGACGTCTGGTGCCTGCAGGTTCGGGTCTGGTGCAGCACCAGGAGGTCGAAGTCGAGGTCCACGAGCCCGAACAGGAGCTCCTGCCGGACGAAGAAGAGGGTTTGGTAGGCGATTCCTCCATAGGGGTGGCTTGA
- the tuf gene encoding elongation factor Tu, with the protein MSKEKFERTKPHVNVGTIGHIDHGKTTLTAAITKTQAEKNLGEYAAFDSIDKAPEERARGITISTAHVEYESEARHYAHVDCPGHADYVKNMITGAAQMDGAILVVAATDGPMPQTREHILLARQVGVPKIVVFMNKCDAVEDEELLELVELEVRELLSKYDFPGDDVPVIPGSALKALEGDTSDLGTGAISKLMETLDTYFPDPVRAIDAPFLMPIEDVFSISGRGTVATGRVEAGIVKVGEEVEIVGIKPTEKTTCTGVEMFRKLLDEGQAGDNIGALLRGVKREDIERGQVLAKPGSITPHTKYEAEIYALTKEEGGRHTPVFNGYRPQFYFRTTDVTGILNLPEGTEMVMPGDNIKVTVELITPIAMDEGLKFSIREGGRTVGAGVVSKILE; encoded by the coding sequence ATGTCCAAGGAAAAGTTCGAGCGCACCAAGCCGCATGTAAACGTCGGCACGATCGGACACATCGACCACGGTAAGACGACGCTCACGGCTGCGATCACGAAGACGCAGGCTGAGAAGAATCTTGGTGAGTACGCTGCGTTCGATAGCATCGACAAGGCTCCGGAAGAGCGGGCCCGCGGTATAACGATTTCTACCGCACACGTGGAGTACGAATCCGAGGCGCGTCACTATGCGCACGTCGATTGCCCGGGTCATGCCGACTACGTGAAGAATATGATCACGGGAGCAGCGCAAATGGACGGGGCCATCCTCGTCGTTGCCGCAACCGACGGTCCCATGCCGCAAACGCGCGAGCACATCCTGCTCGCCCGTCAGGTGGGCGTGCCCAAGATCGTTGTTTTCATGAACAAATGTGACGCAGTCGAAGACGAAGAGCTCCTCGAATTGGTTGAGCTTGAGGTCCGTGAGTTGCTGTCCAAGTACGATTTCCCGGGAGACGATGTTCCTGTCATTCCGGGGAGCGCACTCAAGGCCCTCGAGGGAGACACCAGTGACCTCGGCACGGGCGCGATCTCGAAGTTGATGGAGACGTTGGACACGTACTTCCCGGATCCGGTCCGAGCGATCGATGCTCCGTTCCTGATGCCGATTGAGGATGTCTTCTCGATCTCGGGTCGCGGCACAGTTGCCACGGGTCGTGTCGAAGCAGGTATCGTCAAGGTCGGTGAAGAGGTCGAGATCGTGGGCATCAAGCCGACGGAAAAGACCACTTGCACGGGCGTCGAGATGTTCCGCAAGCTCCTCGACGAAGGACAGGCCGGCGACAATATCGGTGCACTCCTCCGCGGCGTGAAGCGTGAAGATATCGAGCGCGGTCAGGTTCTGGCCAAGCCCGGTTCGATCACCCCTCATACGAAGTACGAGGCCGAGATTTACGCTCTGACCAAGGAAGAAGGCGGTCGTCATACGCCGGTCTTCAACGGCTATCGTCCTCAGTTCTACTTCCGCACGACGGATGTGACCGGTATTCTCAATCTCCCGGAAGGTACGGAGATGGTGATGCCTGGTGACAACATCAAGGTGACCGTCGAACTCATCACGCCGATCGCGATGGATGAGGGTCTGAAGTTCTCTATCCGCGAAGGTGGCCGAACCGTCGGCGCCGGAGTGGTCAGCAAGATTCTCGAGTAG
- the fusA gene encoding elongation factor G: MPRTIALSKVRNIGIMAHIDAGKTTTTERILYYTGINYKIGEVHEGSATMDWMEQEQERGITITSAATTCEWDDHRINIIDTPGHVDFTMEVERSLRVLDGAVALFDSVAGVEPQSETVWRQADKYDVPRIAFINKMDRVGADFEMSVGMIEDRLGSNPVRLNLPIGAEEDFAGVVDLVKMKALIWDTENMGASYREDDIPEDLQADADKFREALIEGAAEGDDALMEKYLEGGEIEIDELKAAVRKATLGGTMVPVLCGTAFKNKGVQPLLDAVVDYLPSPVDKSDVEGVDAKGEPVTRPSSDDAPFSALAFKIMADPFVGSLTFFRVYSGSMETGTYVYNSVRQRKERIGRILKMHANKREEIKDAVAGDIAAAAGLKDTRTGDTLCDERDPVILESIDFPDPVIDIAIEPKTKSDQEKLGVGLGKLAAEDPSFRVRSDEETGQTIIAGMGELHLEIIVDRLKREFNVEANVGKPQVAYRETIGVPVSQETKFSRQTGGRGQFGHVVIDVEPQEPGGGIVFEDTIKGGNIPKEYIPAVEKGVREALQTGVMAGYPVVDVKIVLKDGSYHEVDSSEMAFKIAGSMAVKDACRKASPVLLEPMMSVEVVTPEEFMGDVIGNLSSRRGKVQGMEPRAGAQVVSAEVPLKEMFGYATEMRSMTQGRANYSMQFSQYEAAPSSVSEEITAKSAGA; encoded by the coding sequence ATGCCTCGCACCATAGCTCTCTCAAAAGTCCGTAATATCGGGATCATGGCTCATATCGACGCCGGTAAAACCACGACCACCGAGCGGATCCTCTATTATACCGGGATCAACTACAAGATCGGTGAAGTCCATGAAGGCTCGGCCACCATGGACTGGATGGAGCAGGAGCAGGAACGCGGGATTACCATCACGTCCGCGGCGACGACTTGTGAGTGGGACGACCACCGGATCAATATTATTGATACCCCGGGCCACGTTGACTTCACGATGGAAGTCGAACGCTCACTTCGCGTGCTGGATGGAGCTGTGGCGCTGTTTGATTCGGTCGCAGGCGTCGAGCCGCAGTCCGAAACGGTCTGGCGCCAGGCCGATAAATACGATGTGCCTCGCATCGCGTTCATCAACAAGATGGACCGCGTAGGCGCTGACTTCGAGATGAGCGTCGGGATGATCGAGGACCGCTTGGGATCAAACCCCGTGCGCCTCAATCTGCCGATCGGCGCCGAGGAAGACTTCGCCGGCGTTGTCGATCTGGTCAAGATGAAGGCCCTGATCTGGGACACCGAAAACATGGGTGCCAGCTACCGCGAGGACGATATCCCCGAGGATTTGCAGGCCGATGCCGACAAGTTTCGCGAAGCGCTGATCGAGGGTGCGGCCGAGGGCGACGACGCCCTGATGGAGAAGTACCTCGAGGGCGGCGAGATCGAGATTGACGAACTGAAGGCAGCCGTCCGCAAGGCGACCCTCGGTGGCACGATGGTGCCCGTGCTCTGTGGAACGGCTTTCAAGAACAAGGGTGTGCAGCCGCTGCTGGACGCCGTCGTGGATTATCTCCCGTCGCCTGTCGACAAAAGCGACGTCGAGGGCGTCGATGCCAAGGGCGAACCTGTGACCCGACCGTCTTCCGACGATGCGCCTTTCAGCGCGCTTGCGTTCAAGATCATGGCCGACCCCTTCGTCGGCAGTCTCACATTCTTCCGCGTGTATTCGGGCAGCATGGAGACGGGAACTTACGTCTACAACTCGGTGCGTCAGCGCAAGGAGCGCATCGGTCGTATCCTCAAGATGCACGCCAACAAGCGTGAGGAAATCAAGGACGCGGTTGCCGGAGATATCGCGGCCGCAGCCGGACTGAAGGATACCCGCACGGGCGATACTCTGTGTGACGAACGAGATCCCGTGATCCTGGAATCCATCGATTTCCCGGATCCGGTGATCGATATCGCGATCGAGCCGAAGACCAAGAGCGATCAGGAGAAGTTGGGGGTCGGGCTTGGCAAGCTGGCCGCCGAGGATCCGTCTTTCCGCGTGCGCTCCGATGAAGAGACCGGCCAGACAATTATCGCCGGAATGGGCGAGTTGCACCTCGAAATTATCGTCGACCGCCTCAAGCGCGAATTCAACGTCGAGGCAAACGTCGGCAAGCCGCAGGTGGCCTACCGCGAGACGATCGGTGTTCCTGTTTCGCAGGAGACTAAATTCTCCCGGCAGACCGGTGGACGAGGCCAGTTCGGCCATGTCGTCATCGACGTCGAGCCGCAGGAGCCAGGCGGCGGCATCGTTTTCGAAGACACCATCAAGGGCGGAAACATTCCGAAGGAATACATCCCGGCCGTGGAAAAGGGTGTCCGCGAAGCTCTGCAGACGGGTGTCATGGCTGGTTATCCCGTCGTCGACGTCAAGATCGTACTAAAGGACGGCTCGTATCATGAAGTCGATTCGTCCGAGATGGCGTTCAAGATTGCCGGTTCGATGGCGGTCAAGGATGCTTGTCGCAAGGCATCGCCGGTTCTTCTCGAGCCTATGATGTCCGTCGAAGTTGTCACGCCCGAAGAGTTCATGGGGGACGTGATCGGTAACCTCAGCAGTCGACGAGGGAAGGTCCAGGGCATGGAGCCTCGGGCCGGAGCTCAGGTCGTCAGCGCCGAGGTGCCACTCAAGGAAATGTTCGGTTACGCCACCGAGATGCGTTCCATGACGCAGGGGCGCGCGAACTACTCAATGCAGTTTTCACAATACGAGGCAGCGCCATCCTCGGTCTCGGAAGAGATTACGGCCAAGTCGGCAGGCGCATAA
- the rpsL gene encoding 30S ribosomal protein S12, with the protein MPTINQLVKKGRVVQKRRPTVPALQKSPQKRGVCTRVYTSTPKKPNSALRKVARVRLTNGIEVTSYIPGIGHNLQEHSVVLIRGGRVKDLPGVRYHIVRGTLDTVGVQDRRQGRSKYGAKRPK; encoded by the coding sequence ATGCCGACGATCAATCAGCTGGTGAAAAAAGGGCGCGTAGTACAGAAGCGCCGTCCAACAGTGCCAGCACTGCAGAAATCTCCGCAGAAGCGCGGTGTGTGTACAAGGGTTTATACCTCAACCCCGAAGAAGCCGAACTCCGCCCTCCGCAAGGTGGCGCGTGTGCGGTTGACCAACGGGATTGAAGTCACTTCCTATATTCCAGGTATCGGTCATAACCTGCAGGAACACTCGGTCGTTCTCATTCGAGGCGGTCGTGTGAAGGATCTGCCCGGCGTTCGCTATCATATCGTTCGAGGAACGTTGGACACGGTCGGCGTGCAGGATCGCAGACAGGGTCGCTCCAAGTACGGCGCAAAGCGGCCGAAGTAG
- the rpsG gene encoding 30S ribosomal protein S7 yields the protein MPRKGEVRRREVLPDPKYQDRLVTKFMNNMMLQGKKSLVEGIFYGAFDMIAERSGEDPLAVFKSALDNAKPGVEVRSRRVGGATYQVPVEVRQSRRVALSMRWIVASARARHEKSMSERLAGELMDAANMRGNAVKKREDTHRMAEANNAFSHYRW from the coding sequence ATGCCACGTAAAGGTGAGGTTCGCCGGCGGGAAGTCCTGCCGGATCCAAAATATCAAGACCGGTTGGTCACGAAGTTCATGAACAACATGATGCTTCAGGGCAAGAAGAGCCTGGTCGAAGGAATTTTCTACGGTGCGTTCGACATGATTGCCGAGCGCAGCGGTGAGGACCCCCTCGCCGTGTTCAAATCGGCTCTGGATAATGCGAAGCCCGGCGTCGAGGTTCGATCCCGTCGTGTCGGTGGAGCTACCTATCAGGTGCCCGTCGAGGTTCGTCAGAGCCGCCGAGTCGCTCTTTCGATGCGATGGATTGTGGCAAGCGCGCGCGCCCGCCACGAGAAGTCGATGTCCGAACGATTGGCCGGGGAACTCATGGACGCCGCCAATATGCGCGGGAACGCCGTGAAAAAACGCGAAGACACTCACAGGATGGCAGAGGCGAACAACGCCTTCTCCCATTATCGCTGGTAG